Genomic segment of Avibacterium volantium:
TTGGCGTGCTTGATTGATAAGAGAAAGTGCGGTAGAAATTAACTGAAAATTTGACCGCACTTCTGTATTAAGCCAATTTGCCACGGCTTCGTGTCCCATTGAACATTTGGCTGAAATTTGTCCGCCCTGGGCAAAAAATTGATAATCCATTTTGCGAATTGGGTTAGATACTGAAAGATGAACCGCAACCACAAGTGGTTGTGGCGTTAGGGTTATTTACCACAAAACGCGAGCCTTCCAGCCCTTCGGTGTAATCCACCGTACCGCCAATTAAATATTGCAAACTCATTGGATCAATCACTAACTGCACGCCAGAATTCTCAATGGTGAGATCGCCGTCGTTTACTTTTTCATCAAAGGTAAAGCCATATTGGAAACCGCTACAACCACCACCTGTGATATAAACGCGTAATTTAAGCTCGCTATTTTCTTCTTCACTGATCAAGGCTTTTACTTTATTAGCCGCCGCATCGGTAAAGGTTAAAGGGATTGCCATATCTGTCATCATTTATCTCGCTTCTATCCTTGTAAATTGTAAGTTGGCTATTATCTAATAACCAAGTAAACCATTCAAGAATTTATCAAGGATTTTTCCACGTAAAGGTGGTAAAATAGCGCACAAAATTTTTGTCAAGGAGAAGTTATGGCAATTCCAATTAGAACAGAACAAGAAATCGAAAAACTGCGCGAAGCCTGCAAATTGGCTTCAGACGTGTTAGTAATGATTGAACCCTATGTGAAAGCAGGCGTTACCACAGGGGAATTAGATCGCATTTGTCACGAGTATATGGTGGAACAACAAAAAGTGATCCCTGCTTGTTTAGGCTATCACGGCTTCCCGAAAGCCACTTGTATTTCCATTAACGAAGTGGTGTGCCACGGCATTCCAAGTGAAGGAAAACAGCTAAAAAACGGTGATATTGTGAACATTGATGTAACCGTGATCAAAGATGGCTACTACGGCGATAATTCCAAAATGTTTATCGTTGGCGAACCAAGTATTCGTAGCAAAAAATTAGTGGATGCCACCCAAGAAGCCCTATATATCGGTTTACGCACGGTCAAACCGGGTATTCGCTTAAGAGAAATCGGCAAAGCAATCCAAAAATATGCGGAATCGCAAGGCTTTAGCGTGGTGCGTGAATATTGCGGACACGGTATCGGCACGGAATTTCACAACGATCCACAAGTGCTACATTATGACGGTGATGACGGCGGTGTGATCCTGAAAGAAGGAATGGTGTTCACCATTGAGCCGATGATCAATGCAGGCAAGCGTGAAGTGCGTTTAATGGGCGATGGTTGGACAGTAAAAACCAAAGATCGCAGCCATTCCGCACAATTCGAGCATCAAATTGTTGTTACCGCCGATGGCTGTGAAGTAATGACTATCCGCGAGGAAGAAGAAAAAGCAGGACGCATTCAGCGTTTTATGGTGAATGTGTAATCTCCCCTAACCCCTCTTTTTCAAAGAGGGGAATTTCCTAGTGGAGATAAAGTGGAGATAACTTAAAGTGCGGTAAAAAATTATCAAATTTTCCACCGCACTTTATCTATAACAAACCTGAATACCCCCAAAGGAACAAGCCCAAATGTTTACCTACTCGTCCACAACGCCACTCAGCATTCAATCCGTCAAACAGCAAAAAGAGCAACTAAAAAACTTTGAGTTGGCTCAGTTCCAGCAATCTTCCGTCTATAAATTACTGGAAAATCGTACAAAATTTTATGACGATTTATTGCGACATCTTTGGGCGCATTTTCAACTGGATCAACAGCGAGATCTTAGCCTGATTGCGGTGGGCGGTTATGGGCGTGGGGAAATGTTTCCCTTGTCTGACTTGGATTTCTTGATTTTAGCGCAATCACAACCTCACGAAGACATTCAACAACAAATCCGTGAGTTTGTGCAATTTTTATGGGATTGCGGTTTTGAAGTGGGACATTCTGTTCGCACCTTGGCAGAATGCGAACAAGCTGGGCGAGAAGATATTTCTATCGCCACCAATTTACTTGAAAGCCGTTATTTATGCGGTAATGAAAAATTATTTGAAAAACTCACCGCACTTTTAATCCAACCTGATTTTTGGCGTATGGCGGATTTTTATCAAGC
This window contains:
- the erpA gene encoding iron-sulfur cluster insertion protein ErpA, translated to MTDMAIPLTFTDAAANKVKALISEEENSELKLRVYITGGGCSGFQYGFTFDEKVNDGDLTIENSGVQLVIDPMSLQYLIGGTVDYTEGLEGSRFVVNNPNATTTCGCGSSFSI
- the map gene encoding type I methionyl aminopeptidase — its product is MAIPIRTEQEIEKLREACKLASDVLVMIEPYVKAGVTTGELDRICHEYMVEQQKVIPACLGYHGFPKATCISINEVVCHGIPSEGKQLKNGDIVNIDVTVIKDGYYGDNSKMFIVGEPSIRSKKLVDATQEALYIGLRTVKPGIRLREIGKAIQKYAESQGFSVVREYCGHGIGTEFHNDPQVLHYDGDDGGVILKEGMVFTIEPMINAGKREVRLMGDGWTVKTKDRSHSAQFEHQIVVTADGCEVMTIREEEEKAGRIQRFMVNV